The Verrucomicrobium spinosum DSM 4136 = JCM 18804 genome includes a region encoding these proteins:
- a CDS encoding response regulator — MNFAHEKRILSLKSPPVFDREHAPAWRTQALEALSAGQVYCEIDMESTQQMDSVGLASLLSIREMVEKRTGHVRLVNPSSAITQLLEVTRMHRYFEIATFRFESPLVDQRPILVIEDEPHIRTVTELVVKPLGRPVISAGDGEEGIKAAIRHHPAAILLDYLMPVMDGKETLKRLRSHAETRDIPVIIISANEKLSTPLLKSMCAADAFVSKPFSPAELRSEVHRLIQERIHQPSPAH, encoded by the coding sequence ATGAACTTTGCCCACGAAAAGCGGATCTTGTCTCTCAAGTCCCCTCCCGTGTTCGATCGCGAACACGCTCCCGCCTGGAGGACTCAGGCCCTCGAAGCGCTCTCCGCAGGACAGGTTTACTGTGAGATAGACATGGAATCGACCCAGCAGATGGACAGCGTGGGCCTCGCCAGCCTCCTCTCCATTCGCGAGATGGTCGAAAAACGGACCGGACACGTGCGCCTCGTCAACCCTTCATCCGCCATCACCCAATTGCTCGAAGTCACGCGGATGCACCGCTACTTCGAAATCGCCACCTTTCGTTTTGAGAGCCCCCTCGTGGACCAGCGCCCCATCCTCGTGATCGAGGACGAGCCTCACATTCGCACCGTCACCGAGCTGGTGGTCAAGCCCCTGGGGAGGCCGGTGATCAGCGCGGGAGACGGGGAGGAAGGCATCAAAGCCGCCATCCGCCATCATCCAGCCGCCATCCTTCTGGACTACCTCATGCCGGTGATGGACGGGAAGGAGACGCTCAAACGGCTCCGGTCCCATGCAGAGACGCGGGACATCCCCGTCATCATCATCAGTGCGAACGAGAAGCTCTCGACCCCCCTGCTCAAGAGCATGTGCGCAGCAGATGCCTTCGTCAGCAAACCCTTCTCGCCGGCAGAACTTCGCAGTGAGGTCCACCGCCTGATCCAGGAACGCATTCACCAACCCTCCCCTGCTCACTGA
- a CDS encoding alkaline phosphatase family protein, with the protein MKRVLPLFVMVDACGWEIVRHDPFCQGLAPHRSRLDSVFGYSSSCVPSILSGRWPDEHHNWCYFVHDPERSPFKSLRWLQWLPKSITSRRIFRRLITRLAKKRLGFKGYFDLYNIPFQHIHRFDFTEKRSPLQPGGMNRGANIFDELVQRKLPYFVSDPGASEEANRDQLARELAEGTIEFAFMYWAGLDGLLHRVGNTSPEVPAKLREYECWIQSLMDAAAQHYDEVHLYVFSDHGMANCTEHVDLMSQIQPLNLEFGEDYAAVYDSTMARFWFFNEPAREKITALLERRVPQGRILPEAELKSMRTPIADGYFGELIFLLHEGVLLVPSHMGERPITAMHGYHPDAPQSYAALFTNQARLPEEVTAIPHIHRLMMHEVNQKQAARTADKPRIPALQSA; encoded by the coding sequence ATGAAACGCGTGTTGCCCTTGTTTGTCATGGTGGATGCGTGCGGCTGGGAGATCGTGCGCCATGATCCTTTTTGCCAAGGCCTGGCCCCGCACCGCAGCCGGTTGGATAGTGTGTTCGGCTACAGCAGCAGCTGTGTCCCGAGCATCCTGAGCGGCCGGTGGCCGGATGAGCACCATAACTGGTGTTACTTCGTTCATGATCCGGAACGCTCCCCCTTCAAGTCGCTCCGCTGGCTCCAGTGGCTGCCAAAGTCCATCACAAGCCGCCGGATTTTCCGCCGCCTTATCACCCGGCTGGCCAAGAAAAGGCTAGGCTTCAAAGGCTACTTTGACCTGTATAACATCCCGTTCCAACACATCCACCGCTTCGACTTCACAGAAAAGCGCAGCCCGCTGCAGCCCGGGGGCATGAACCGTGGTGCAAACATCTTCGACGAACTGGTGCAGAGGAAGCTCCCCTATTTCGTGAGCGACCCGGGGGCCAGCGAGGAGGCAAACCGTGACCAACTCGCCCGCGAACTTGCTGAGGGCACCATCGAGTTTGCCTTCATGTACTGGGCCGGACTGGACGGACTCCTGCACCGGGTTGGCAACACGTCGCCGGAGGTGCCTGCCAAACTTCGCGAGTACGAATGCTGGATCCAGAGCCTGATGGATGCGGCGGCCCAGCACTATGATGAAGTGCATCTGTACGTTTTCAGCGACCACGGCATGGCGAACTGTACGGAGCACGTGGACCTGATGAGCCAGATCCAGCCACTGAATCTTGAATTCGGGGAGGACTACGCAGCGGTGTACGACAGCACGATGGCGAGGTTCTGGTTCTTCAACGAACCGGCGCGGGAGAAAATCACCGCGCTGCTGGAGCGTCGTGTGCCTCAGGGGCGGATTCTTCCAGAGGCTGAACTCAAGTCGATGCGGACCCCGATCGCGGACGGCTATTTCGGCGAACTGATCTTCCTCCTTCATGAAGGGGTGCTGCTCGTCCCCAGTCACATGGGGGAGAGGCCCATCACCGCCATGCACGGGTATCACCCGGATGCGCCCCAGAGCTACGCCGCCCTGTTCACGAACCAGGCCCGGCTTCCAGAGGAGGTCACTGCCATCCCCCACATCCATCGTCTGATGATGCATGAGGTGAATCAAAAGCAAGCGGCACGCACCGCCGACAAACCCCGAATCCCAGCCCTTCAGTCAGCATGA
- a CDS encoding FkbM family methyltransferase gives MTLSSPPESVGKPAPPSRIWHSFMTRLLFKFILPRLRTVKIEGVRLDVSGMSPVMKNNLRLGRYEVQERLLAARAVKKEDVVLELGAAIGFIGLYCRKVLGVRDCISVEANPDTLQRLRHNYALNALTPHVIHAAAASQDGELTLHADGEFWENSLIDQGKGATSFTVPALSLASLVRGMNNAPTVLIADIEGAEQYLDLSGLPDSVRTIIMEVHPTVIGQEAVDHILNTLKSMRFTLRGWEENTFWAERKVHPDRSSSQGH, from the coding sequence ATGACCCTTTCCTCCCCCCCGGAATCCGTTGGCAAACCAGCCCCTCCCTCCCGCATCTGGCACAGCTTCATGACGAGGCTTCTGTTCAAGTTCATCCTGCCCCGGCTTCGAACCGTGAAGATCGAAGGTGTCCGGCTGGATGTCTCAGGCATGAGCCCTGTAATGAAGAACAACCTGCGTCTTGGCCGTTACGAGGTGCAGGAACGTCTTCTGGCGGCACGCGCCGTGAAGAAGGAGGATGTCGTCCTGGAACTCGGGGCTGCGATTGGCTTCATCGGTCTTTATTGCCGCAAAGTTCTAGGGGTGCGTGATTGCATCAGCGTGGAGGCCAATCCCGACACCCTGCAAAGGCTCAGGCACAACTATGCACTCAATGCCCTGACGCCCCATGTCATTCATGCGGCCGCCGCCAGCCAAGACGGAGAGCTGACACTGCATGCCGACGGTGAGTTCTGGGAGAATTCCCTCATTGATCAGGGCAAAGGCGCCACCTCGTTCACCGTCCCGGCATTAAGCCTGGCGTCATTGGTTCGCGGTATGAACAATGCCCCCACAGTCCTCATTGCGGACATCGAAGGAGCCGAGCAGTATCTGGACCTCTCCGGACTCCCCGACAGTGTGCGAACCATCATCATGGAGGTGCACCCCACGGTGATCGGCCAGGAGGCGGTTGACCACATCTTGAACACGCTCAAATCCATGCGCTTCACCCTAAGAGGCTGGGAAGAGAACACCTTCTGGGCAGAGAGAAAGGTTCACCCAGACAGGTCATCCTCGCAAGGTCATTAG
- a CDS encoding nucleotidyltransferase has product MNAILVCPDSRPAETPFRGTKPLGLMPILGEPLLFRWLSELAGKGHTHVLILAADRPDHVRDAVAGGRYWGLHVEVVAVPRELTPEEAELRYGHRLPLTGRPLVIVTDHLPGTGRAARRLWSTRRQTHEYLSQTLQMPEVCGGLTMRQCQPGIWISTKAVVHPSARLEAPLWIGPHVTVKSGARMGPNTVLETGCTVDRDATVIESWLGPDTYLGAGAELRESHAWGEHLVDWKDHTSLEVRDAFVMHNLNRPVSTRAHVPGLPERMLAMLIMIALAPLVLGKKFLARRHRSAMPPIVQRWPELWQVWRGGISLVGLRPVVSCSLAGIENEVREIWCSQPQGVFTLADSLGQDPLQFPEALAYAACFASDNRRATRLKILFGAIQKMLFKDNFQPSVP; this is encoded by the coding sequence ATGAACGCCATCCTCGTCTGCCCTGATTCCCGGCCTGCGGAGACTCCTTTCCGGGGCACGAAACCCTTGGGGCTCATGCCCATCCTCGGGGAACCCCTTCTGTTCAGATGGCTTTCTGAACTCGCAGGGAAGGGCCACACTCACGTGTTGATTCTCGCCGCCGACCGGCCTGACCACGTCAGGGACGCTGTGGCTGGTGGTCGCTACTGGGGACTCCATGTTGAGGTGGTGGCAGTCCCCAGGGAACTCACGCCGGAAGAGGCGGAGCTCCGCTATGGCCACCGTCTTCCCCTCACGGGCCGCCCCCTGGTCATTGTCACGGATCACCTGCCTGGAACAGGGCGCGCCGCCCGCCGCCTCTGGAGCACGCGCCGACAGACCCACGAGTATCTCAGCCAGACGTTGCAGATGCCGGAAGTGTGCGGCGGCCTGACCATGCGCCAATGTCAGCCGGGCATCTGGATCAGCACCAAAGCCGTGGTCCACCCTTCCGCCCGCCTGGAGGCCCCCCTGTGGATCGGCCCCCACGTCACCGTGAAATCCGGTGCCCGGATGGGTCCCAACACCGTCCTGGAAACAGGATGCACCGTGGACCGGGACGCCACGGTCATCGAGAGCTGGCTCGGCCCCGATACCTACTTGGGAGCCGGTGCCGAATTGCGCGAATCCCATGCATGGGGTGAGCATCTGGTGGACTGGAAGGATCACACCAGCCTGGAGGTGCGGGATGCGTTTGTCATGCACAACCTCAACCGGCCAGTCAGCACCCGCGCTCATGTGCCTGGTCTGCCGGAGCGGATGCTGGCAATGCTCATCATGATCGCCCTGGCCCCCCTGGTGCTTGGGAAAAAGTTCCTGGCGCGGCGCCACCGCTCCGCCATGCCGCCGATTGTGCAGCGCTGGCCGGAACTCTGGCAGGTCTGGCGGGGGGGGATTTCTCTCGTAGGACTCAGACCCGTTGTTTCATGTTCCCTGGCAGGCATTGAAAACGAAGTGCGTGAAATCTGGTGCAGCCAGCCTCAGGGGGTCTTCACTCTGGCAGACAGCCTTGGCCAGGACCCTTTGCAATTTCCTGAAGCCCTCGCTTATGCCGCCTGCTTCGCCTCAGACAACCGGCGCGCGACGCGCCTGAAGATCTTGTTCGGTGCCATTCAAAAGATGCTCTTCAAAGATAATTTTCAACCCTCCGTGCCATGA
- a CDS encoding ArsR/SmtB family transcription factor encodes MSPDPGLAPDRPKMPRASLEKVAEIFSAFADATRLAILQELRHGRQSVGELVACLGTSQANVSKHLKLLHQAGLLKREREGLQVFYKVAEESVFEVCKFACRRLNDNAQSAITEDYFI; translated from the coding sequence ATGTCCCCTGATCCCGGTCTGGCACCAGACCGCCCGAAGATGCCCCGCGCCTCCCTGGAGAAGGTGGCAGAGATCTTCTCCGCGTTTGCGGACGCCACACGGCTGGCCATCCTACAGGAGTTGCGCCACGGGCGGCAGAGTGTGGGGGAGCTGGTGGCCTGCCTGGGGACCTCGCAGGCGAATGTGTCCAAGCACCTGAAACTGCTGCACCAGGCCGGACTGCTGAAGAGGGAGCGCGAGGGCCTTCAGGTCTTCTACAAGGTGGCGGAGGAGTCCGTGTTTGAAGTGTGCAAGTTCGCCTGCCGGCGGCTCAACGACAACGCCCAGTCCGCCATCACGGAAGACTATTTCATCTAA
- a CDS encoding glycosyltransferase, producing the protein MKLLYVHERFGALAGAEANAFITGQELGGRGHVLGLLHGPSTGKNEAAWHAAFPHTFALPPPEEGTYAATRRALEQFQPDAVYVHKMADLKVIAALVDSQVPLVRMVHDHDIYCMRSYKYNYFTREICTRPASAACVFPCLASLVKNSGGGFPLKWVSYSEKKREIRMNQQFNRMIVVTRYMRDELLRNGFDPERIKILAPVPRMGEAGLRSSFSDRNLIIYAGQIIRGKGVDVLLESLARVKSPFECIILGDGNHREYCEQLSRNLGLDKRVTFKGFIPQEELKSYYRECSVVALSSVWPEPIATIGLEVMRYALPVVAFDAGGISDWLEDGHNGRLIPWMDRDRFAHALDELLRNKALARQMGENGFHIVSERYDFPSYISSLEEVFSSLIRPALSEHP; encoded by the coding sequence ATGAAGCTGCTGTACGTTCACGAGCGATTCGGTGCCCTGGCCGGTGCGGAAGCGAACGCCTTCATCACGGGCCAGGAATTGGGAGGCCGGGGCCATGTCCTGGGCTTGCTCCACGGCCCCTCCACCGGCAAAAATGAGGCTGCCTGGCACGCCGCCTTTCCCCACACGTTTGCCCTGCCGCCCCCGGAAGAGGGCACCTATGCCGCGACCCGCCGGGCTCTGGAGCAATTCCAGCCTGACGCGGTGTATGTGCACAAGATGGCGGATTTAAAGGTGATAGCCGCCCTCGTGGATTCACAAGTCCCACTCGTCCGCATGGTGCACGACCATGACATCTACTGCATGCGGAGTTACAAGTACAATTACTTCACCCGCGAGATCTGCACCCGGCCGGCTTCCGCAGCGTGCGTGTTCCCCTGTCTGGCCTCTCTGGTGAAGAACTCCGGGGGTGGGTTCCCTTTAAAGTGGGTGAGCTACTCTGAGAAAAAGCGGGAGATCCGCATGAACCAGCAATTCAACCGGATGATCGTGGTGACGCGATACATGCGGGACGAGCTGCTCCGCAACGGGTTTGATCCGGAGCGCATCAAGATCCTGGCCCCGGTCCCCCGCATGGGGGAGGCCGGGCTCCGCAGCTCTTTCAGTGACCGGAACCTGATCATCTATGCCGGTCAGATCATCCGCGGGAAAGGGGTGGATGTGCTGCTGGAATCCCTGGCACGAGTGAAGTCCCCCTTTGAATGCATCATTCTGGGCGACGGCAACCACCGTGAATACTGTGAGCAGCTCAGCCGGAATCTGGGCCTGGACAAGCGGGTGACCTTCAAGGGCTTCATTCCGCAGGAGGAACTGAAGTCCTACTACCGGGAATGCAGCGTCGTCGCGCTAAGCAGCGTGTGGCCCGAGCCCATTGCCACCATTGGCCTGGAAGTCATGCGATATGCCCTGCCAGTGGTGGCATTTGATGCCGGGGGCATTTCCGACTGGCTGGAAGATGGGCACAACGGCCGCCTCATCCCGTGGATGGACCGGGACCGTTTTGCCCATGCGCTGGACGAACTGCTGCGCAACAAGGCACTCGCCCGCCAAATGGGCGAGAACGGTTTCCACATCGTGTCCGAACGGTATGATTTCCCGTCGTACATTTCCAGTCTTGAAGAAGTATTTTCCAGCCTGATCCGCCCGGCTCTTTCGGAGCATCCGTGA
- a CDS encoding FAD-dependent monooxygenase yields MSDPGTRSQKVKAASPHASPSYTSTQRWVAVAYGGASHALFGASVVTMFFSLHSGLSWGLGRFSGWWRLVANFLLLAQFAAVHSLLLADRGRRWMGGLAPFGLGRALSTTIFAGISALQLLLVFLLWSPSRVLWATPTGWCLYALDALYAASWLLLAKSMHDAGMDVQVGSVGWRSVWRNESPSYKPFSRSGTFRHVRQPIYLSFALILWTAPVWTPDHLYAAVLWTSYCLAAPLLKEKRYLRYYGEAFARYQNSVPYWVPKFRCRPQGVTPVPPAEYDVVIAGAGPVGLLLANLLARQGRSVRIFEKSEGHVRPSLAIGITPPSLEILRTLGLDVELIQQGVFIDRVMVHGQTGLLGVCDFSKLEGAYRFVLSIPQHVVMKVLHQNLLKYPGASISYGTEVKALTQDASQVTVTVSGAQDDVVTCRHMVACDGSRGRIREMLHIRSHGGSYGCHFIMADIPDHSCLDREAHLFFTADGAVESFPLPGNMRRWVVQTEAAVTDADATALMEIVQQRTGICVSPSGVTATSSFSPRWMQSETYGDGRVFLCGDAAHVMSPIGGQGMNTGFADAELLALTLLSMQDDPQPSTARAWSSAYDRIRSKASRIATRRAAWGMKLGTMRGKLAALARDLFMREVLFNPGMARTLASWFSMTSIPARTLSHIPEDKLPVPPRT; encoded by the coding sequence ATGTCTGATCCGGGCACTCGTTCCCAGAAGGTGAAGGCTGCGTCACCTCACGCAAGTCCCTCCTACACGAGCACACAGCGTTGGGTCGCCGTGGCCTATGGCGGCGCGAGTCACGCGCTGTTTGGAGCTTCGGTCGTGACCATGTTCTTCAGCCTGCACTCGGGGTTGTCATGGGGTTTGGGCCGGTTTTCCGGCTGGTGGCGGCTGGTTGCCAATTTCCTGCTTCTCGCCCAGTTTGCCGCGGTGCACAGCTTGCTGCTGGCAGACCGGGGCCGGAGGTGGATGGGAGGGCTGGCACCGTTCGGGCTCGGGCGTGCGCTTTCGACCACGATTTTCGCTGGCATCTCCGCCCTGCAACTTCTGCTCGTCTTCCTCCTTTGGTCGCCATCCAGAGTGCTCTGGGCGACGCCGACAGGATGGTGCCTTTATGCGTTGGACGCTCTTTATGCAGCATCGTGGCTGCTGCTGGCCAAGTCCATGCATGACGCGGGGATGGATGTGCAGGTGGGCAGCGTGGGATGGCGTAGCGTCTGGCGGAATGAGTCACCTTCTTACAAGCCTTTCAGCCGCTCTGGCACATTCCGCCATGTCCGCCAGCCCATCTATCTTTCGTTCGCACTCATCCTGTGGACGGCACCGGTCTGGACGCCGGATCACCTTTACGCCGCGGTCCTATGGACGAGTTACTGCCTGGCGGCCCCGCTGCTGAAAGAAAAGCGCTATTTGCGCTACTACGGCGAGGCCTTTGCGAGGTATCAAAACAGCGTGCCTTACTGGGTGCCGAAGTTCCGGTGTCGGCCCCAGGGAGTGACACCGGTGCCGCCGGCGGAATATGATGTGGTCATCGCAGGCGCTGGGCCGGTGGGATTGCTGCTGGCCAATCTGCTTGCCCGACAGGGGAGAAGTGTGCGGATCTTTGAGAAGAGCGAGGGCCATGTCCGGCCCTCCCTGGCAATCGGGATCACGCCCCCCTCGCTGGAAATCCTTAGAACGCTCGGACTTGATGTTGAGCTGATCCAGCAGGGGGTGTTCATAGATCGCGTCATGGTTCATGGGCAGACAGGTCTGCTGGGAGTCTGCGACTTCTCCAAGCTGGAGGGTGCCTATCGGTTTGTGTTGAGCATCCCCCAGCACGTGGTGATGAAGGTGCTGCACCAGAACCTGCTCAAGTATCCCGGTGCTTCCATCTCCTACGGCACGGAGGTCAAAGCACTCACACAAGATGCCTCGCAGGTGACGGTGACGGTTTCTGGTGCGCAGGATGACGTGGTGACCTGCAGGCATATGGTGGCCTGTGACGGGTCCCGGGGCAGGATTCGTGAGATGCTCCACATCCGCAGTCATGGAGGCAGCTACGGTTGTCATTTCATCATGGCGGACATTCCCGACCACTCGTGCCTGGACAGGGAGGCGCACTTGTTTTTCACCGCAGATGGCGCGGTGGAGTCGTTTCCTCTCCCTGGAAACATGAGGCGCTGGGTCGTCCAGACCGAGGCAGCGGTGACGGATGCGGATGCAACTGCGTTGATGGAGATCGTGCAGCAGCGCACGGGCATTTGTGTTTCCCCATCGGGGGTGACGGCGACCAGCAGCTTCAGTCCGCGCTGGATGCAGAGCGAGACCTATGGTGATGGACGCGTTTTTCTCTGCGGAGATGCCGCCCATGTCATGAGCCCCATTGGCGGTCAGGGCATGAACACCGGCTTTGCGGATGCTGAACTCCTCGCCCTGACACTGCTCTCGATGCAGGACGATCCCCAGCCATCGACGGCCCGGGCATGGTCATCAGCGTATGACCGCATCCGTTCAAAAGCGTCCCGCATCGCGACCCGTCGTGCCGCATGGGGAATGAAGCTGGGCACGATGCGTGGCAAACTCGCGGCGCTGGCCCGCGACCTCTTTATGCGGGAGGTGTTGTTCAACCCGGGCATGGCGCGCACCCTGGCCTCATGGTTCTCCATGACCAGCATCCCTGCGAGAACCTTGAGCCACATACCCGAGGACAAGCTTCCCGTGCCGCCCCGCACGTGA
- a CDS encoding rhodanese-like domain-containing protein codes for MAAPISQLSPHDLATRLKNSAGPAPLLLDVRTPLEHQEVHLPGTRLIPLDQLDPAAVCTAFGQDQEVVVICRSGARAAKAAQKLAEGGMKKIAVLEGGTLAWTAAGLPVNRGRKGVSLERQVRISAGTLVLLGTVLGTWVHPGFYGLSAFVGAGLVFAGITDWCGMGLLLARAPWNQVPSEPAVCSR; via the coding sequence ATGGCCGCTCCCATCTCACAATTGTCTCCTCACGATCTCGCGACCCGCCTTAAGAACTCCGCTGGCCCGGCACCTTTGCTTCTAGACGTGCGAACCCCGCTTGAGCACCAGGAGGTCCACCTGCCCGGCACCCGCCTGATCCCTCTGGATCAGCTGGATCCCGCCGCCGTGTGCACCGCCTTTGGCCAGGACCAGGAGGTCGTCGTCATCTGCCGAAGCGGTGCCCGCGCAGCAAAGGCCGCCCAAAAGCTCGCCGAGGGCGGAATGAAAAAGATCGCCGTTCTGGAGGGCGGCACCCTCGCGTGGACCGCCGCCGGCCTCCCGGTCAACCGCGGGCGTAAAGGGGTGTCACTGGAGCGGCAGGTCCGCATTTCTGCGGGCACGCTCGTCCTGCTGGGCACCGTGCTCGGCACCTGGGTCCACCCAGGTTTCTACGGCCTGAGCGCCTTCGTCGGCGCGGGTCTCGTCTTCGCTGGCATCACCGACTGGTGCGGCATGGGCCTCCTCCTGGCCCGGGCCCCTTGGAATCAGGTGCCCAGCGAACCCGCCGTCTGCTCCCGTTAA
- a CDS encoding type III polyketide synthase, protein MSPLPEPKPEIEMPTYIHHIETQAAEHPYQQEFIRDKMKSWTQNPKSIRLLHALYQRSGIKTRHSVVDDFNHPRGGSLFKIDEQGTPSNPTTAERNAVFSRASRELSVSVARRALAASGFAREDITHVVYASCTGFVNPGPDFYLVRDLNLKSSVERYTIGFMGCYAAFPALRMAAQFCEARKEAVVLVVCLELCTLHMQLDDRPDAMLANSLFADGAAAAIVSAREPSRDRPAYRVEGFASALVPKGEAEMAWDVGDHGFDIKLTSYVPEILGAELQPLMQRLLLPWKKSCQEIEEWAVHPGGRGILDKVELGLGLSNESLLSSRRILHDYGNMSSATILFVLKDLLQSARTRQASTIAMAFGPGLTVESALLQRVGSATPHRGSRQATLQSLQEVMIHV, encoded by the coding sequence ATGTCACCCTTGCCCGAACCCAAGCCTGAGATCGAGATGCCCACTTATATTCACCACATCGAAACCCAGGCGGCGGAACATCCCTACCAGCAGGAGTTCATTCGCGACAAGATGAAGTCATGGACCCAAAACCCGAAGTCCATTCGACTGCTGCATGCCTTGTACCAGCGCTCGGGAATCAAGACTCGGCACAGCGTGGTTGATGACTTCAACCATCCCCGAGGGGGCAGTCTTTTCAAGATCGACGAACAAGGCACCCCCTCCAATCCCACCACGGCGGAGCGGAATGCGGTCTTCTCCAGGGCTTCAAGAGAATTGTCCGTATCAGTGGCGCGCCGCGCACTGGCAGCCAGCGGCTTCGCCAGGGAGGACATTACTCATGTGGTCTATGCATCATGCACCGGCTTCGTGAACCCGGGCCCGGATTTTTATCTGGTGCGGGATTTGAACCTGAAGTCCAGCGTCGAGAGATACACCATCGGCTTCATGGGGTGTTATGCTGCGTTTCCAGCGCTGCGCATGGCCGCCCAGTTCTGCGAAGCGCGCAAGGAAGCGGTGGTGCTGGTAGTCTGTTTGGAGCTATGCACCCTGCACATGCAGCTGGACGACCGACCGGACGCGATGCTGGCAAACTCACTCTTCGCCGATGGGGCCGCAGCGGCCATTGTAAGTGCCCGGGAACCCTCTCGGGACCGGCCTGCGTACCGGGTCGAGGGGTTCGCCTCGGCGCTGGTCCCTAAGGGGGAGGCAGAGATGGCTTGGGATGTGGGCGACCATGGGTTCGACATCAAACTCACCAGCTATGTGCCGGAGATTCTCGGGGCCGAACTACAGCCACTGATGCAACGTCTGCTGCTGCCGTGGAAGAAATCCTGTCAGGAGATCGAGGAGTGGGCCGTGCATCCGGGGGGAAGGGGCATTCTGGACAAGGTGGAGCTTGGGCTCGGCCTTTCCAATGAATCGTTGCTGAGTTCACGGCGCATTCTGCATGACTATGGGAACATGAGCAGCGCCACGATCCTGTTTGTGCTGAAGGATCTGCTGCAGTCCGCGCGAACGCGGCAGGCCTCCACGATCGCCATGGCGTTCGGTCCGGGCCTGACGGTGGAGTCGGCCCTGTTGCAACGGGTGGGGAGTGCCACACCGCACCGTGGCAGCAGGCAAGCCACCTTGCAGTCTCTTCAGGAGGTGATGATCCATGTCTGA
- a CDS encoding YceI family protein yields the protein MKLHPALLATASALLTLLQPCFADTPTLWKGTAAIQFNGTSTLHDWSGTVNAQPFLTTVAMNESNQPTALKAHVEVKASNMDTKEAKRDENMRKAMRVVDFPLIKGDFDCAFASLLPEGGKVPEKLPFQLSILGKQQAVEAKVSNWTQKDGKASFEIDFPLSLKACGIQVPSVMFVIRVGDTVNVHVNVTLARTQA from the coding sequence GTGAAACTTCATCCTGCTCTGCTTGCCACTGCGAGCGCCCTTCTGACTCTATTGCAGCCCTGCTTTGCTGACACTCCCACCCTCTGGAAAGGAACTGCCGCAATCCAATTCAACGGCACCTCCACCCTGCACGACTGGTCCGGCACCGTGAATGCGCAGCCCTTTCTCACGACGGTGGCCATGAATGAATCGAATCAACCCACTGCGCTCAAGGCCCATGTGGAGGTGAAGGCTTCAAACATGGATACCAAAGAGGCGAAGCGCGACGAGAACATGCGCAAGGCAATGCGGGTGGTGGATTTTCCCCTGATAAAGGGTGATTTTGACTGCGCTTTCGCATCACTGCTCCCGGAGGGCGGCAAGGTGCCTGAGAAGCTGCCATTCCAGCTCTCGATCCTTGGGAAACAACAGGCTGTGGAGGCCAAGGTCAGCAACTGGACGCAGAAGGATGGCAAGGCCTCCTTTGAGATCGATTTCCCTCTTTCCCTGAAAGCCTGCGGGATTCAGGTGCCGTCGGTGATGTTCGTGATCCGGGTCGGAGACACGGTAAATGTCCATGTGAATGTCACCCTTGCCCGAACCCAAGCCTGA
- a CDS encoding sugar transferase, with the protein MAHPIHETDRKLVARYLKAGSPCGRAKMRLQLAATRLGWCLFTTASAAIKRMLDVVIAIFALLLLSPLFLLIAVLVKRDGGPVFFKQTRTGLRGKTFGMLKFRSMCVDAEARLKALLAQNEKAGGVTFKMTNDPRVTPVGRWIRRASVDELPQFWNVLKGEMSIVGPRPPLPREVALYTQADRLRLCVKPGITCLWQVGERKGELFEVGDRNAITFDEQVKLDVRYIEHQSTAKDLWLMIKTLPAMLLGK; encoded by the coding sequence ATGGCACATCCCATCCACGAGACTGATCGCAAACTGGTCGCCCGCTACCTGAAGGCAGGCAGCCCGTGTGGGCGGGCAAAAATGCGTCTGCAACTGGCGGCCACCCGGCTGGGCTGGTGCCTGTTCACCACGGCCTCCGCTGCGATCAAGCGAATGCTGGATGTGGTCATCGCCATCTTTGCGCTCCTGCTGCTTTCCCCCCTTTTCCTCCTGATCGCCGTGCTCGTAAAGCGGGATGGCGGCCCCGTCTTCTTCAAGCAAACCCGCACGGGCCTCCGCGGCAAGACCTTTGGCATGCTCAAGTTCCGGTCCATGTGTGTGGACGCAGAGGCCCGGCTCAAAGCCTTGCTGGCGCAGAATGAGAAGGCAGGCGGGGTGACGTTCAAGATGACCAACGACCCCCGGGTGACGCCGGTGGGGCGGTGGATCCGCCGGGCATCCGTTGATGAACTGCCCCAGTTCTGGAATGTGCTGAAAGGGGAGATGTCCATCGTGGGGCCGCGCCCTCCCCTGCCGCGGGAAGTGGCGCTGTACACTCAGGCAGACCGCCTGCGCCTCTGCGTGAAGCCGGGCATCACATGCCTCTGGCAGGTGGGTGAGCGCAAGGGCGAGCTGTTCGAAGTGGGAGACCGCAATGCCATCACCTTTGATGAGCAGGTCAAGCTGGATGTCCGCTACATCGAGCACCAGTCCACTGCCAAGGATCTGTGGCTGATGATCAAGACCCTGCCCGCCATGCTCCTTGGGAAATAA